A window of the Arachis duranensis cultivar V14167 chromosome 5, aradu.V14167.gnm2.J7QH, whole genome shotgun sequence genome harbors these coding sequences:
- the LOC107487933 gene encoding uncharacterized protein LOC107487933 produces the protein MTIDHFSNIAYLPSDIWVALTIKVASNSIRDLCSLRMTCKAARDAANADIVHRIVYIPPPYATQWWWSIKTEARRFFNRYMATGHPELLFRVALQELFMRCNKDVGIRMLNSATSTGHEVAKYALSMTLLLRMDDDKAK, from the coding sequence ATGACAATCGACCATTTCTCAAATATCGCCTACCTTCCGAGCGACATTTGGGTTGCATTAACCATTAAAGTTGCGTCAAACTCCATTCGCGACCTGTGCAGCCTCAGAATGACCTGTAAGGCTGCACGCGATGCGGCAAACGCCGATATTGTTCACCGCATTGTTTATATCCCACCACCGTATGCCACGCAATGGTGGTGGAGCATCAAAACGGAGGCAAGGAGATTCTTTAATCGCTACATGGCCACAGGCCATCCAGAGCTTCTGTTCCGGGTGGCGCTTCAGGAACTCTTCATGAGATGTAACAAAGACGTTGGCATCCGCATGTTGAATAGTGCAACAAGTACAGGCCATGAAGTAGCCAAATACGCACTCTCCATGACGTTGCTGCTTCGCATGGACGACGACAAGGCAAAATGA
- the LOC107487932 gene encoding secreted RxLR effector protein 161-like has translation MDGCTSCHTLLPSTVNFSAFGGSSFGDPQLYKSIIRSLQFLTVTRPEISYSVNKLSQFVQAPLDTHWRMVKRIFRYLSRTRNYSLQLNKNSSMQVTAYYNSDWARDPDDRKSTSGYCVFLGSNLVSWASRKQTAVAQSEVEY, from the coding sequence ATGGATGGGTGCACAAGCTGTCACACACTCCTACCATCCACTGTAAACTTCTCAGCTTTTGGGGGCTCGAGCTTTGGTGATCCTCAGCTCTACAAGTCTATAATTAGAAGCCTACAATTCTTGACAGTAACTAGACCAGAAATCTCCTACAGTGTCAACAAATTGTCGCAATTTGTTCAGGCTCCCTTGGATACTCATTGGAGGATGGTGAAGAGGATATTCCGGTATCTCAGTAGGACAAGAAATTATAGCTTACAGTTGAATAAAAATAGTTCGATGCAAGTGACTGCTTATTACAATTCAGATTGGGCTAGAGATCCTGATGATCGAAAGTCCACGAGTGGATACTGTGTGTTTCTAGGTTCTAACTTGGTCTCTTGGGCTTCAAGAAAGCAGACAGCAGTGGCACAGTCAGAAGTTGAATATTGA
- the LOC107487931 gene encoding MADS-box transcription factor PHERES 2-like: MDNNGLNLFSAPQERRVSFAELARQYEMAANNNNDDELPKMKRRVKLQLIDDMNSRKATFKKRRAGLLKKLEQLAILCDIQACIAIFGPGDKSPTVWPSVEEAKEIVERFEEIPEPERSSRMVTHQEYRQQKVIWMEKQLEKLKKLNDQKEMAIFLHKIYNEHRPITDFSDDELDRFVTYVDDKLKAVRNNIIRTRRSEVSISSQPPPAPPSAVAVQPLIISGEVDSSVQDELLFNAEQQQKNLEDVVVPNDEPDDDFFGGLFFEDKSNGSVLFPVGNENVLVVPPAEANEELFGFRDFADSVDFGDLDNFGDLTVGTDDDDDDDFLIDELLLPNQGNAAGTTSNDNHKGPW, translated from the exons ATGGATAACAACGGTCTTAACCTGTTTTCCGCTCCCCAGGAAAGGAGGGTGTCATTTGCAGAACTAGCAAGACAGTATGAGATGGcagccaacaacaacaatgatgaTGAACTCCCAAAAATGAAGAGGAGGGTGAAACTACAACTTATAGATGATATGAATTCAAGGAAAGCTACATTCAAAAAGAGACGTGCTGGATTGTTGAAGAAATTGGAGCAGCTCGCCATCCTTTGTGACATTCAGGCTTGTATTGCCATCTTTGGTCCAG GGGACAAGAGTCCTACAGTATGGCCGTCAGTGGAGGAGGCTAAAGAGATCGTGGAGAGGTTTGAGGAGATTCCGGAGCCAGAGCGGTCGAGCAGAATGGTAACTCATCAGGAGTACAGGCAACAGAAGGTGATTTGGATGGAGAAGCAACTTGAGAAGCTCAAGAAACTTAACGATCAGAAAGAGATGGCCATCTTCCTGCATAAAATCTATAACGAACATAGGCCTATAACTGATTTTAGCGATGATGAGTTGGACCGTTTTGTCACCTATGTTGACGACAAGTTGAAGGCGGTTAGAAACAACATAATAAGAACCCGCCGCTCTGAAGTGTCAATTTCGTCGCAGCCACCACCGGCGCCTCCATCAGCAGTGGCGGTGCAGCCACTGATTATTTCTGGTGAAGTTGATAGCAGTGTGCAAGATGAATTGTTATTTAATGCAGAGCAACAACAGAAGAATTTAGAAGATGTTGTTGTTCCTAATGATGAACCGGATGATGATTTTTTTGGAGGATTGTTCTTTGAAGATAAGAGTAACGGGTCGGTTCTGTTTCCTGTTGGTAATGAGAACGTGTTGGTGGTTCCACCGGCTGAAGCTAATGAAGAATTATTTGGGTTTAGAGATTTCGCTGATTCAGTGGATTTTGGTGATCTTGACAATTTTGGTGACCTCACTGTTGGaactgatgatgatgacgatgatgatttCTTAATTGATGAGTTATTATTGCCTAATCAGGGCAATGCCGCCGGAACTACTAGTAATGATAATCATAAAGGGCCGTGGTAG
- the LOC107487930 gene encoding uncharacterized protein LOC107487930 — MASEESFVVLVHHRGSVNRKTRSGVKFTDKNPLCIVITSTTSYDDLVSAVLMKLGLEGAKWVKKFFYRIPVTVLQNTVKYDCFTINNDVDLQVMFLCRRQFPEVRTPELLARLVDVVSSSGGSNRNTNTIANPAGSSSRPAVASSSVPVYEPVVQHVASPSFAVDLNGTEGDEVVERENLPNALVGVAPVGVGDGFLDDEEEDDVEPDMIDDDSADDIGATGPALEVGGSSSGTQQYPPHFSSLDLDAMRHEGVLGHAVGFGARDAEGTTGLTEFQVGQQFQDKDEALLSVKTYSIRRGVQYKVVESNHRRYVVSH; from the coding sequence atggctagtgaggagagttttgtGGTTTTGGTGCACCACAGAGGATCTGTTAATAGAAAAACTCGTTCCGGAGTAAAGTTCACAGATAAGAATCCGCTATGTATTGTCATAACATCTACGACGAGTTATGATGACCTTGTTAGCGCTGTACTAATGAAGCTCGGTCTGGAGGGTGCGAAGTGGGTAAAGAAGTTTTTCTATCGCATTCCAGTCACGGTGCTACAGAATACGGTGAAGTATGATTGCTTCACGATTAATAATGATGTGGACTTGCAAGTAATGTTTCTTTGTCGGCGGCAGTTTCCGGAGGTGAGGACACCGGAGTTGTTGGCACGGCTGGTTGATGTTGTATCCAGCTCCGGCGGTTCGAACAGGAATACGAACACTATAGCGAATCCAGCAGGTTCTAGTTCCCGGCCTGCCGTTGCTTCCTCGTCCGTCCCTGTGTACGAACCAGTGGTCCAACATGTCGCCTCCCCATCTTTCGCTGTTGACCTCAATGGCACCGAAGGCGACGAGGTAGTGGAAAGGGAAAATTTGCCTAACGCTTTAGTGGGAGTTGCACCTGTTGGCGTAGGAGACGGTTTTTTGGACGATGAAGAGGAGGATGACGTCGAGCCGGATATGATTGACGATGATAGCGCTGATGATATTGGAGCGACTGGGCCTGCATTGGAGGTAGGTGGTTCTAGCTCTGGCACACAGCAGTATCCACCACATTTTTCCTCGTTGGACTTGGACGCCATGAGACATGAGGGGGTTTTAGGGCACGCTGTTGGATTCGGAGCTAGAGATGCGGAAGGGACTACTGGTCTGACAGAGTTCCAGGTTGGTCAGCAATTCCAGGATAAAGATGAGGCCCTTTTAAGTGTGAAGACTTACAGCATCCGGCGAGGGGTACAGTACAAGGTGGTGGAGTCCAATCACCGCCGGTATGTGGTCTCACACTAA
- the LOC107487929 gene encoding uncharacterized protein LOC107487929, which translates to MRNNDNGVTFECENSILLRTQRVSMLSELKSLILSNFGGIEAREVRRIGYKLLANMGNRVFRFRQFRLLGDEHVRLMFDIHGRIMAEQVMELYAKVGDIGGGGSVHSTNVQDDRPLAPPPIHLAIPVDEAEEGDEELNEEYMANSANSDSSERGDEEEFVPETLAQTVAHHVLPPPHPIPTLSAVPSHYHSLDLDAMHERTPFSNTREKDYNLDSGVEFRVGHRFKCRDAVLQGVKNYSICRSAEYRVIESDRLKYHVQCRQAANGCQWSLCVALRQNFGYCEVRRVGGVYSCLELTMSQDHRQLDSSLICRIILLLIQSNSSISISVLQGVVWASYHFKPSYRKVWMAKKKAIAQIYRDWKESYNMVPKLLQALQ; encoded by the exons ATGAGAAATAATGACAACGGGGTGACATTTGAGTGTGAGAATTCGATACTGTTGCGCACTCAACGTGTAAGTATGTTGTCAGAGttgaagagtttgatattgagcaacttcGGTGGTATAGAAGCGAGGGAGGTCAGAAGGATAGGGTATAAGTTGCTAGCAAATATGGGTAATAGAGTTTTCCGGTTTCGACAATTTCGCCTTTTAGGGGACGAGCATGTTCGACTCATGTTCGACATCCATGGGAGGATCATGGCGGAACAGGTGATGGAGCTTTACGCCAAAGTTGGAGatattggtggtggtggttctgtACATTCGACCAATGTCCAGGACGATCGACCTCTTGCACCACCACCGATCCATCTCGCCATTCCAGTTGACGAGGCGGAGGAGGGCGACGAGGAGTTAAACGAAGAATACATGGCGAATAGTGCCAACAGTGATTCTTCCGAAAGGGGCGATGAGGAGGAGTTTGTACCCGAGACGCTCGCCCAGACTGTGGCACACCATGTCTTACCTCCACCTCACCCAATTCCGACGCTATCGGCAGTGCCAAGTCACTATCATAGTCTGGATCTTGACGCCATGCATGAGAGGACTCCATTTTCTAACACAAGAGAAAAAGATTACAACTTGGACAGTGGGGTAGAGTTTCGGGTCGGCCATAGGTTCAAATGCCGAGATGCAGTGCTACAGGGTGTGAAGAACTATAGTATTTGCAGGAGTGCTGAGTACCGGGTGATCGAATCGGACCGATTAAAGTACCATGTGCAGTGCCGGCAAGCTGCAAATGGGTGTCAATGGAGCCTCTGTGTGGCCCTTCGACAGAACTTCGGATACTG TGAGGTTCGGAGGGTTGGTGGAGTGTACAGTTGTTTAGAACTCACCATGTCTCAAGACCATCGTCAGTTAGACAGCAGTCTCATCTGCAGGATCATATTGCTATTGATACAGTCCAACTCTTCCATCAGCATTTCAGTGTTGCAAGGTGTGGTATGGGCGAGCTATCACTTCAAACCCTCCTACAGAAAGGTATGGATGGCGAAGAAGAAAGCAATTGCACAGATCTACAGGGATTGGAAAGAGTCATACAATATGGTGCCGAAGCTGCTTCAGGCACTACAGTAG